GGTTAGCGTGGATGCAACAGCATCTGTAAATGTTGGTGAGACCACGATTCTCACAGCTACCGTATCTCCTGCAAATGCTACGAACAAGAATGTTACTTGGACTTCAAGCGATGAGGCAATTGCTACCGTTGATGCAAATGGTGTGGTAACAGGCGTTGCCGCTGGTGAAGTCACCATTACTGTGACTTCTGTTGAAGATAACACTAAGACAGCCACTTGCACAGTAACCGTTTCCGTTGCTCCTGGCACAGAGAACAATCCGTACACTGTAGCACAGGCTATCGAAGCAACGCCATCTAGTGGTACATCATCGAATGTTTATATTCACGGTTTTGTATCAGCTTTCTATGCTAAGGATATTATGAGCGATGGCAGCAACTATCGTTATTATATCTCTGACGATGGTACAACAGACAATCAGCTTTTGGTATATAGAGGCAAAGGTCTGAATAATGTTACCTTCAACAGTGCCGATGACCTGCAGATAGGTGACGAAGTGGTTATCATTGGCGGTTTGACCACTTATTATGGCACTGAGGAAGTCGCTTCTGGCAACTATATCGTCAGCCTTGATCGTCCTGTAAGCACTGAGCCTTCCGTTGATGTTAGCACAAACTCGATTGAGGCTACCGCTGCTGGTGCAAACGGCTCTATAGAAGTAACATATAATAACATCACAGATGTTGTATCAGAGGTGTTCTTCTGTGACGCAGAAGGTAATGCTGCTGACTACGACTGGGTTGTTGCAGAAATTAATAAAAGCCACAATCTTGATTACGTTATTTCAGAAAACACAACAGAATCTGCTCGTACAGCATACCTAAAGGTTCATGCCCTTGACGATGAGGCTAACGACGTATATTCAGAGCTTATCACTATTTCTCAGGCAAAGCCTGTTGTCATGAATACATATACGTTGGCAACGTCAGTTGTTCCTGGTAGGCATTACCTCATTGTAGGTAATTACCAAAGTTATAAAAAAGCCCTGGCTTCACAGAATACAAACAATCGCGGAACGGTTGATATAACGTTAAATGACGCAACTGCAAGTGTTGAGAGTGAAGCCGGTGCTCGTGAAATTCTTATTAGTGTAGATGAAAATACAGGCTACTTTACTCTTTATGACGAAGTGGAAGAAGGTTATCTGTATGCTGCATGTGGAACAGGAACTGGTAACTATCTCAAAACAGAGAAAAAACTTGACGATGTTGGCTATGGTTTGTGGACAATTAGCATTGATAATGATGGTATAGCAACAATAAAGGCTACTAATGGCGATAGGAACTGGTTGCGTTATAATAATGGAAGCGAAGTTTTCTCTTGCTATGCTTCGGGTCAAAAAGATGTTTACCTTTATGAACGTGATGGTGATACAGGTTCGCAGACTGTCGATGTAAATATAGCTTCTGCATGCACAGATAATGAAGGTTATTATTATGGAACTTTCAGCGCTCCGTATTCTTTCATTGCTCCAGCTGATATAACTGTATCAGAGATTGGTATTGATGAAGCAGGAAAACTGGATGTTCAAGCTTATGGTATTGAGGATGTCGTTCCTGCCAATACTGGTGTGATGATTTCCTCGACCACTTCTGGCAGTCATACACTGACAGTCGTTGCAGGTAATGGCACTTCTGTGATGCGTGACGGCAACCGTCTGCGCGCTACAGGCAACGAGGGCATTACAGCAACAGCAATGAATGAAGCAGATCCTGACTGTGTGTTCTATCGTCTGACAATGCATAACAAGACAGATCTCGGCTTCTACTGGGGAGCAGCTGAAGGCGCAGCTTTCGACGTTGTAGCAAATAAGGCATATCTGGCTGTTCCAAAGAGTGCAGGCGCACGTATTCAGGGCTTCAGCTTCGAAGATGGCGTAATCACTGGCATCAGAAACATCACCCCAGCCCTCTCCGAAGGCGAGGGAGCCATTTTCGATCTACAGGGACGTCGCGTTGCTAAACCAGTTAATGGCTTGTATATAGTCAACGGCAAAAAGATCGTGATTAAGTAGTAAATTTCTCAAATTCTCTAATTCTAGATAATTATGAAAAAGATATATATTGAACCCAAGATAGAACCAGCAGCTATTGACATGCTTCAGGCTATGCTTGTAAGTAGCGTGAAAACTGGCGATTCTGTACACGAGGAATATAATCAAGATGATGTAACATACTCTCGCGAAAGCTTATGGACTTCCGATGATGCAGAAGAGGAATAACAGATCATTCAAATAATATGCAAGAGGATGAGTTCAAAATGAAACGAGCTCATCCTCTTTTTTGTGATATATTAGATGGATGTTTAACTTTACTCGTAGAGAAGTTTAACTTTGCTAGCAGAGAAGTTTGTAAGCATTCGATAAACTACAGGTAGTAGTACCTATATATTACAGTAACAGCAGCTACATCATTTTCGATTTGTAACTGCTGTTGCTATTTGTTAGTGTCTGTTCATGCTTTCTTTGTCATAATGGCTTCTGGATGCTTCATTTTCCACTTATGCGGCAGTAATTCTATCAGTTCCTCTGGTTTTGCCTTCGCACAATATGGCATCTGGCTGATAATGTCATTGAGGTAATCCCTCGGATTGACATCATGGTTCCTGCATGTTGCCAGTAGTGAGCAGACGACAGCCATATTCTGTGCAGCCTCGTGATTTCCACAGAAGAGATAGTTCTTCCTGCCCAGCGTGATGGGACGTATCTCATTCTCCGCAAGATTGTTGTCAAGCAGGAGTCTTCCGTCCTCCAGATAGCGCATCATATTGTCCCAGCGGGTATAGGCATAGGTGATGGCCTTGCCTATCAGTGAACTCTCGCTGTACTTCACCCCCTCGGTCTCCATCCACAGTTTCATGGCTTCCATAATGGGACGGGCGAGTTCCTGACGCTTGGCCTTGCGCTCATCGGGTGACAGTCCTGCACCATCGCACATGTTTTCTATTTTGTAGAGATGTTGTATCTCCGTAAGGGCATGTTCTGCCATCGGGCGGTTCTCATCGAGTGCCTGCTCAAAATGGCGACGGATATGTACCATGCAGTTAACCAGCCACACGTCAGGATTTGTCTTGAAGGCCGTCTCATAGCCCACAAAACCGTCACATTGTAGATATCCCTTAAAATCGTATTTGTTTGCCAGTGCTTCTATCACTGCTCCTGCCCTGGAGCCCTGGTCGTAATGGAAGAGCACCAGCCGCTGGATTACAGCCCTCACCATCCAGAGATATTCCTTCGCTGCCCTGTGGGTATCCTTGTTCATCACTGGCGTGGTGGTCTCATCTGCCTGTACATAGTCGGCTTTCATCACCTCTGCCTTGAGCACTTCATAAAGTGGCCTGAGCAATTCCATCGTCTGCTTGAACCAACCGTCCATAGTACTTTCCGTAAGACCCTTCATGCCAAGATGACTGTACTGTTTAATCTGACGGTAGTAAGGCATGTGGTACTCATATTTCTGAAGCAGGATCTCTGCCAGCAGGCTGGCACCGGCTATGCCCTTGTAGATAGGCAGAAGGGGCATTGGGGCTATCAGCACTCCACTCATTCCTTTTGGCGCAGTAGCGGTATTATCCTTCAGACCCCACTTCTCGCGGATGATCTCCTTGATATACAGCTGGCCAGGTTTGTGCTCCACGATACGTGTCACCTCCTGGCCAATCTTCTTATAGAGATTCGTGTCGAGATTATCCGGTGTGAGTATTACCTGTTCCAGTACAGGAAGATCCTCCATCATGATACGGTTCTTCCTGTCCTGACGGCGCTCCTCCTTGGTCTTCGTGATCTTCTCCACAGCCTCGTCATGGGCATCTGCTATCTGCTGTGCATTTTCAGGCAGCATACTAGCAAAGAGGTCCGGGTAGTTGGGATCGATGATGGGGAGCTTTTCGGACTTGCGCCCGAAGAGCTGGCGGTTAAGCCATGCCACTTGGGCTGTCAGTTCCTTGATGCGCTCGTTAAGGGAATCCACCTCCTTCTTATGGTTCTCGGACAATGTGGCGATAGAGGCGTTGAGCGTCTCTATCGTTTTCATATACATCTCTTCTCTTTCTTCCATTGTCCGTACCTTTTAAATATAGTGCAAAGGTACAAAAAATATCTGAGAAAGAAGAATATTTTGTACTATAAATAACTAATAATCAGTAATATATGTGTAATAAATTTTGTCTATACCACATACTCCCTCCGTTGTGCGCGAAGGCGCCTGAGTCGCTGGTCAGGAGACTCCTGTATGCCCTCCACCATTACTACAAGATCGCGCCACTCCATCTGATAACTCCGAGTATTCTCATCATACTCAGGCAGCTTGAAGCGCCCTGCCTCCAAACGCTTGACGTACATTACCATACCGCCATCCTCTGCATGGAGCAACTTCATCAGCTTACGACTTGAGCCGATGAAGATGAATACGTCACCATTACGCACGTCACTTCTCATCTTCTCATGCACAACACCGCAGAGAGAGCTGATGCCTTTACGCATATCAGTTCTTCCCGGGCACAGATAGTAGCGCATTGTATCGTTAAGGCAGAACATGGTTCACAAGGCTTTTGTCCAACAGATCGCGTAGCACATCCTCCGTGCCACTGCCGAAGTGGGCACGAAGACCATTGGGAAACAAGAGAGTGGCACCAGTGGGCACAGAACCGGAAAATACAGGGTCGGCATGTTGGGAGAAACTGATAGGAGCTATTGGTAGCTGCGGCTTCTTCTCTGAATCAGCTTTCCTGCGCCAGTAGGTATAGGTAGAGTAATTGATACCAGACTCTTTCAAGTAACTCATCAGTGGCTTACCACTCTGCTGTAGGTCTAACTGCAGCACTTCAAATTCTTCCTTAGTCATAAAAATAACAGTTGTAGTTCGGTGCACTATTGCGACTGCAAAGGTACTATCAAACTACAACTGCTACAACGTGTATTTCAACGAATGCTTACAGAAGTTTAACTTTGCTCGTAAAGAAGTTTAACTTTGCTCGTAAAGAACTTTAATTCAAGTTTCGGATGTAAACAACTTGTTGTCTGTCAGTAATTTATTTCTATCAAGAATTAGAGAATTGGAGAATTTTTCTCAATATGCAATACGCTGTCTTATGAATTGATGAGAATAAATAGAATGTCTTTTGCTTTGCAAAAGCTAGAAAATTCTCTAATTCTCTAATTCTTGATCAATAAAAAACACATCCGAAAGTTCAGTCAGATAAGTTTTCCACTAATTCCGTTACCCTTTCAGGGATCTAATCTCTTTAATGGCAAAAACATAAAAAATAATCTTAACGATAACAGTTTCAGGTTTTTGTCAAACAATAAACACTGGGAGGGATTACTATCTGAGGACGTGTCATTATTAACCACAACGGATTTCACTCTAAGTTTGCAGCGTCTAAGAAAAATATTGTATAAATCTTGCTTAGTAAGGTCAGGTTCCCTACCTTTGTTGTAAGAAGGAGGAACCGGCCTGCTGGAGAGGGAAACTCTGGATTTCACAGGGACAAGCCCATGATCTGTATCAGTCCTCCCAGCCACGTTGCAAGCTCTGATAGAATGATAACGGCTTCGAGCCTATTTAGAGTGTAGAGTCAATGCAACTATGCCGATTCCTATAAAACGATACAAAGGTATGAAAAAAATCTTTATCGGCATCGATTTCTCCAAAGAAAAGTTTGATGCAACGGTCATAAAGGCCGAGGGAGTCGAGGAACGTGCAGAGAGACAGCACGAGGTGTTTGACAATAAGGTGAGTGGTTTCCGTCGCCTGCTTAGATGGGTGAAGTCCGTTGTGGACGAGCAGGACACTGGACTCTGGCTGTTCTGCGGAGAGAACACTGGCGGTTACAGCAGGGCACTATGCAACTATCTCTACGGAAGTGGTTATGACATGTGGTTGGAAAATGCCCTGAGCATCAAGCGCAGCTCTGCCCTGCAGCGTACGAAAAGCGACAAGGCCGATGCAGGCATTATTGCAGAGTATGCCATGCGCAACTACGACCAGATGCGCCTGTACAAGCCTCTGGACAAGAATCTGGAGCGTCTTCGTGAAGTATTTCTCTATAGGCATAATCTGGTCAAACTAAAGGCGAGTATGACAGTGCGCAAGGGTGAGAAGAAACAGACACAGGAGAAGTCCGACATCAGCCGTTTCATGGCTATGAGCAGCAAACATCTCATCAGTGAGTTTAACAAGAAAATAGCAGAATGCGATATGAGAATAGAAAAGATTATAAGTGAGGATGAGGAGCTGCGCAGGAACTTCGAGATCATCACTTCTGTTCCTGGAGTAGGCACACAGAACGCCGTTTGCCTGATGGTCTATACAGACAACTTCAGCCGCTTTGACTTCGATTCTCGAAAGATAGCCTGCTACTACGGAGTAGCACCCTTTGGCCGACAGTCTGGCACAAGTGTAAACACGCCGCCACATGTAAGCCCATTTGCAAACAAGCTCATCAAGGCACTGCTCACACAGGCTGCATTGGCATCCATCCACTTTTGTCCTCAGATGGCCATATACTACCATAGGCTTGTCGAAGTTGGCAAGAAGAAGCCCGTTGCCGTGAATAACGTAAAAAACAAACTATTACATGTCATTACGGCTATGGTAAGGAATGGAGAAAAATACAACCCAGATTATGACTATCATGCAGCGCTTGAGGCTGCATGAAGTCGGGAGTGTTAAAAATATAGTTAAAACAGAAAAAATATTAGGAATTTAACATAGAATGCGGATTAAACGGATTTTCTAAGTTACTGATTATCAGTAGGGCTTAAATCCGTAAAATCCGTGAAATCCGTTGTTTTTAATTAAATCTTGTGTTTTGACACACCCTCCTATTAGACTGAATTGTAACATAGTGGAAACAAAGTTGCGATGTGGTTTTGACTGTACTATCTTACAAAGTCGACGACTTTGGTGACCAAACTCGTCGACTTTGGTCACCAAACTCGACGAGTTTGGTTTTCAGCTTACTCAGAACTGGATTACAAAACTTCCAATAGCGGATTACAAGATAGGCAGAACTACTCAGCTTCGGAAGTTGAAATTATTAATTCAAGTTTCTCAAATTGTTTTTTAACCACGAATTACACGAAGGTTTAGCTCGACGGCCGAAGGGAAAGTCAATTGAACGAATTTATTGCTGCACACAATAACCGAATTTATAACAAATCACACGAATAGGAATCGCTGGCGATTCCTTGCTGAGCCAGCCAATTCGTTTAATTCGTTGCATCTACGATGCATAGTTTTCAAGTCGTTCTGCATAGAAATATTGGCTCACCTGTAAAACTCTGTGTTTAGTTTTTAACAAAAATCAGAAAAATCCTCACTTCAGTATGTGTCGGACTTTCAGTCCTTACAAGATGAGAGGCATATATTTTTTCCTTGTGTGCAAGCACCCAGATAAAAATATCTACCTCCCATCTTGGTCTCTTACAGAGACATCACATACTGAAGTGAGCAAAAACACCGATTGTTATCACAATCTAAAAAACAGAAATTAGTACATGTTCTAGTTTGAAATAAATGTTTAAGTCTATTAATGTGCAACGGTTTTTTAGGCTTGAAAAGCCGATGTTTTTTCTTTTTGATGTTTGTAATAACGAAGTTATGTGCTAAGTGCTATGACTTTGGCGTAAGAGCTTGCCTCTTAAAGAAAAAGTCATAGAACTTAGCACAGGAGCTCTGCAGGAGCCACAAACATCGAAAAGTGTTGTTTCAGTTTTTTTCATCAGTAAGCAAACACAGGATTTTACTTTTGAGCCGAAGAACTCTTTCAAAGAAGAAAAATCGGGCCCGGCATCATTGCGATGTCGGGCCCGGTCTATAGTGGACTTTTCAGTTCAGAGAATAACTGTTATTCCAACTCATCGTCACCCCAGATTCTTTCACTACGAGAATCGGCAGAGCCGCCTACGAATTCATCGTCTGAAACCGTAATGTCGACTCCATCAACAGTTTTTATTGAGCTTCTCAACAGAGATAACATGTCTACACCCATCTCTTCTATTGTTGGTTTGATGTATCTTTTCATATCTTTCATTTTTTTAATCATAAATATTAATACATCGCGATTATTTCAACACGACCTTCTTGCCGTTCGAGATGTACAGTCCTTTGTTAGCCTTCTCTACGCGCTGACCGTTCAGGTTGTAGATAACACCGTTAAGGCTCTTTTCTGCTTTCAAGCCTTCAATGTCAGTGGTCTGCTGACCATTGATGAAGAACTTGAGACGAGCCTCTTCACCAGGCTGATCTACCTGGAAGTAAGCACGATAAGGATTGATAGTAGCTGCATTATCGCCTACGCGATAAATTGTATTATCCTTCAGTACGAAATTCTTGACATTTTCGCCTCGGCCAACTTCGGTTTCTTTATATACACCTATAAATGAGAGCACGTCTTTGACATCGTTGTCGGCTACGGCTGCAGCCACAACTACATTCTTCAGTACAATCTCATCTATTGTATCGTGAGACCTCATAAGGAATGGCTTGTTATCCACACTGTTGTCGGCAGGCTCGAAGCGTACTTCATCATCGTCCACAAAATAATCATCGAGTACTACTATATCTACATCCTCATCGCTCAATGCAAACGGATAGATAGCTGTGGCCCACTTGTCGCCAGTCAGTGTGCGAGAAATCTTTACTGTAGGATATGTGCCAGGAGCATAGGTGGGAACTGAACCGTCGGCAAATTCAAGCACCTGAGAAGCTGCCTTCTTGATTTCGAAATCTGTCAGCACCATATTGTTTCCGCTCTGTACATGGAAGACATAGTTTCCTGCTGCACCTGTAACGAAGAGCACCTCATACGATGTCATACCTGCAGTATTCCATGTCTGAGCAGCCTTGATGTCACGGTCTGGAGTTCCAAGATTTTGAGCTGCCATACCGTCTTCAGTATTCAGAACAGAAACGGTAATGCCACTACGAGTCTCATCGTTCCAACCTGCAGCTTTAAATGTCAGTTTGTAAATGGTATTTGCTTTCAATGGCATGGTGTATCCAGTTGTCTCACCATAGGTGATGCCACCGCTCCATGACATCATTGCTGATTTTGCAGAAGCATCAACAAGTCCAGGATAGGTTTCAGTGTTCTTCAACATTACACGCATATTTCCACTTGGAGTCCAGCCTGCAGGAGTATAATCAAGAGGAGATGTGTTGTCTTCGGCACACTCGCTGAAGTCACCATCATAGAAGGCATTCAGCTCTTCTGTGTTGACTGTCCAAGTGGCATCGTTCAGTGCAGTTGTAGCTGCTTGTACATCTTTCTGAACATTTTCTACGTTTTGGTTAATGGCCTTTGCGGCAGCAAGCAGAGCAATTGCAGCGGTGTTGTTATAAGGAGCATATTCATTAACTTCAAAGCCCAATGTTTTACCTTCAGCATTGTTTATAGCTAAGTTCAGGGCAGCATAGTCTTCGTCAGTAGCTATAATTAATGCCTCCTCAGGAGTCAAGTCGCGAACTTTGGTGTACTTGATGTTCTTGATGCTGAGCCAGCTGATATTTGCATCGGAGATATTGAAGTTAAGTGTCAACTTACCACGATTTACAATACCTTGTGCGGTGAATGTTCCGATAGTGAACTGGGTCGTGCCAATCTGAGCGCCTTCTGTTACGTCAACGGCTGCATAATCACCTTCGCCACCACCATTTACATCCATGGTGATACCTGTTGCGTCGGTAGCTGCGGTTTCATTCTTAGCACGTACGCGCACCCAAGCAGAGATTGTGTATAGACCGTTAGGTATATCGTTGAGCGTACCAGTCCATGTATTGTTGCTAAGGCTGTTGGCATCAGAAGTCCAATATTCATAGAAAGGTACTACGAAATTTGAGCCATCGCCAGCACCTTCAATAGACCATGTGTTGATATAGAGGGCTTTGTCGAAATTGCCCAAAGAGAAGCCATCACGCATATATACTGCTGCGGGGCTGTCGTTACCAGCGTGCCATCCGGTAACAGTAAGACCGAGGGTGGCAAGTGCAGCAATGGCTTGATCGTTGGTAAGTGTACACTCGTCGTAGCCAGCCTGTATGGCAGCGATAGCCTCGGCGAATGTCGTTGTAGCAGCGGCAGACGCAAAATTGTGAGCTTCCTTCAAAGCATTAGCTGATTCAATGGCTGACAAAGCTCTTGTGTAGGCTTCAATAGAAGTCTGAGCGTTGGCGATAGCTGCTTGAGCAGCATTGTAGTTGGCGATGGTCTTGTTGTTGTTATAGGTGTTGATGGCTTCAGTCTGAGCAGAAGCTACATCAGCATTCATCTTTCCTTCAACTGCGACAACATCAGGCAGACCGGCACTAACAAGTGTCATATGGAAGTTGTCCACGCACAGCCAACTGTTACCAGCACCTGTACCCACACCTTCGAAACCTAATTCAACCTCAGCATTATTGTCACAGGCGAATTGCACGTTATAGGTGTTTTCAGTATCTGAAACAGTGATAGATGTCTCAATGCCGTTAGCAAAAATCTTTGCAGAGGTCACACCACGAGCCTTAGATTTTGCACTGATGGAATATACGCCAGCAGGTAGGGTAATGGTCTGCTTTACGCTCTTTGTCCCGTTGGGTTGCCATGCCTCACAATAATATGATCCATCCTTGCCAAAGGATGTGTTGTTCTGTAGCGCCATGCCGTTATTAGTCCAACCAGTGAAATTATTTTCAAAGCTGGGATTAATAATGAGTGCTGTCCAGTCACTTCCCTCAGTGGTCTGAGCCTTCACTGCAGCTGTAAAAGCGGCAGCGAGGTCGCTCTCGGCTTCAGAAAGCGTAGCGTATGTTCCATTGTTATATTTTGACTGAATGGCAGAAGCATCGTATGCTGCCTGACCAGAAGCGTCCAAAGCATTAGCCTTGGTTGCATAGTTGCTGATGGCAGAATTGATGGCAGAATAAACAGCAATTGAAGCCTCTGCGTTATCATTAGCTACATTCAAAGCATCTAATACTGTGTTAAGAGCTTCCTCTGACGAGTTTGATGTAACTCCATTAGCAGCGCTTATAGCTGCTTGCAAATTTGACAATACGGTTGCGTTCATTGGAGATGATACCATTCCCTCTGCTTCAGCTTTGGCAGCAACAACTTTCTTGTATAAAGCAACATTCAGTGCACCATTGTAAATGATTTCAAAGCCATAGAAGTTAAGCCACTGACTGCCATCAGTCATTGTCATGTTAATAGCGAGGCTATTACCCGTAACGCGCACATTATTCAAATATGCACGAGCTCCTTCGTATGTCAGAGCCTGGCTACATGTGAGCATATCGTTAGGAATGCCAGGTGAAACCCAACCACCATTAGAGCATCCCCAAGCAGAAGCCAAATCTTTCATATTAGGCACATTAGCAGAAACAGCCGATGCACCCGTTGCTGTCAATGTAGGTGCTGGTCCTGAACCATCCTGACGATATAATCCACGGAAAATAATGTCATAAAGTCCGTTGGGGACATCATCCTTTGACTGGTTCACACTATAGTTAGCAGAATGGAATTTTTCCAAATCGGCATCACGCTTTGTCGGTGCAGATGAAACATTCCATCCGTCCGTTGTCCAGTTGCCCACCATATTGGCATTTGTGAACAGCGAAGAAGCAGGAACCGGATTCTCAATGCCATCGGCCACGGCAATCAGAAGGGCACGTGTGGCGGCACGTAAATCGGCAACTGTTGCAGATGCATTGGCATAGACTGCGTTGGCTGTCTCAAGAGCAGATGCGTATGTAGAAGTCTTGCTTGTTGAAGCCAACTCCTGATAGATGGCGTACATGTCCTTTTTCTCTTTGTACTTGGCATAGCTGCCATCGGTTACTGAAGTTTCGGGAATGAAAGCCCATTCAGTATTTCCTGCACCATTGGCAAAAGTCAGATGACCGCCATATAAGTATGAGACGTCAAGTTTAAGACCCTCATGGGCAGAATTGTAAAGCTCATAGACATTTGTCGATGATGTTTCCGCAATAGTCCACAGGTTGTTATAAGTGTTGTCTGTCCAA
This region of Prevotella sp. E13-27 genomic DNA includes:
- a CDS encoding IS110 family transposase, producing the protein MKKIFIGIDFSKEKFDATVIKAEGVEERAERQHEVFDNKVSGFRRLLRWVKSVVDEQDTGLWLFCGENTGGYSRALCNYLYGSGYDMWLENALSIKRSSALQRTKSDKADAGIIAEYAMRNYDQMRLYKPLDKNLERLREVFLYRHNLVKLKASMTVRKGEKKQTQEKSDISRFMAMSSKHLISEFNKKIAECDMRIEKIISEDEELRRNFEIITSVPGVGTQNAVCLMVYTDNFSRFDFDSRKIACYYGVAPFGRQSGTSVNTPPHVSPFANKLIKALLTQAALASIHFCPQMAIYYHRLVEVGKKKPVAVNNVKNKLLHVITAMVRNGEKYNPDYDYHAALEAA
- the tnpC gene encoding IS66 family transposase, which codes for MEEREEMYMKTIETLNASIATLSENHKKEVDSLNERIKELTAQVAWLNRQLFGRKSEKLPIIDPNYPDLFASMLPENAQQIADAHDEAVEKITKTKEERRQDRKNRIMMEDLPVLEQVILTPDNLDTNLYKKIGQEVTRIVEHKPGQLYIKEIIREKWGLKDNTATAPKGMSGVLIAPMPLLPIYKGIAGASLLAEILLQKYEYHMPYYRQIKQYSHLGMKGLTESTMDGWFKQTMELLRPLYEVLKAEVMKADYVQADETTTPVMNKDTHRAAKEYLWMVRAVIQRLVLFHYDQGSRAGAVIEALANKYDFKGYLQCDGFVGYETAFKTNPDVWLVNCMVHIRRHFEQALDENRPMAEHALTEIQHLYKIENMCDGAGLSPDERKAKRQELARPIMEAMKLWMETEGVKYSESSLIGKAITYAYTRWDNMMRYLEDGRLLLDNNLAENEIRPITLGRKNYLFCGNHEAAQNMAVVCSLLATCRNHDVNPRDYLNDIISQMPYCAKAKPEELIELLPHKWKMKHPEAIMTKKA
- a CDS encoding Ig domain-containing protein, whose translation is MKKTLLLKTMLLLWALIVGSLSVWADEVTLWSEDFSSYSANAIPSGGTYNYSCGGANTKIYDEYLAGGAAPELLLQKSSNGTFTATIPLENIEGDLTLTFKTNNQKIKVETTTEGLTGSLEEKASGTHTATFKGVTTSTTSITIKFTCSGSSNVRLDDIELKGTQVSSGDTPTLKDCDLALTDAPIALNFDLYNNSSAQVINYTTSSTGAVAIAESDYATFSINESSKTITVTPKAVTPSAQTITVNQAADDNYEAGSTTFTLNITDSTPIPTYTATFSVNGDTTSQNYEEGAAIAFPDDPADINGKTFVGWTTTAIDGTTNDAPDFVTSANMGNSDITFYAVFASESGSSSVVDELDYDWAGVSGTSYTDWSGKNATSSAVYAGNTAGGNKSIQLRSSGSNSGIVSTTSGGKVAKVVVEWNSNTAAGRKIDIYGKNTPYSKADSLYNVKYQGTKLGSITTSQTELIVEGDYAYVGIRSYNSALYLDKLYITWSTCGVSYSDYCTTVAAAVAVTGVSVDATASVNVGETTTLTATVSPDDATNKNVTWTSSDEAIATVDANGVVTGVAAGEATITVTSVADNNKKATCIVTVTTVAVTGVSVDATASVNVGETTILTATVSPANATNKNVTWTSSDEAIATVDANGVVTGVAAGEVTITVTSVEDNTKTATCTVTVSVAPGTENNPYTVAQAIEATPSSGTSSNVYIHGFVSAFYAKDIMSDGSNYRYYISDDGTTDNQLLVYRGKGLNNVTFNSADDLQIGDEVVIIGGLTTYYGTEEVASGNYIVSLDRPVSTEPSVDVSTNSIEATAAGANGSIEVTYNNITDVVSEVFFCDAEGNAADYDWVVAEINKSHNLDYVISENTTESARTAYLKVHALDDEANDVYSELITISQAKPVVMNTYTLATSVVPGRHYLIVGNYQSYKKALASQNTNNRGTVDITLNDATASVESEAGAREILISVDENTGYFTLYDEVEEGYLYAACGTGTGNYLKTEKKLDDVGYGLWTISIDNDGIATIKATNGDRNWLRYNNGSEVFSCYASGQKDVYLYERDGDTGSQTVDVNIASACTDNEGYYYGTFSAPYSFIAPADITVSEIGIDEAGKLDVQAYGIEDVVPANTGVMISSTTSGSHTLTVVAGNGTSVMRDGNRLRATGNEGITATAMNEADPDCVFYRLTMHNKTDLGFYWGAAEGAAFDVVANKAYLAVPKSAGARIQGFSFEDGVITGIRNITPALSEGEGAIFDLQGRRVAKPVNGLYIVNGKKIVIK
- the tnpB gene encoding IS66 family insertion sequence element accessory protein TnpB (TnpB, as the term is used for proteins encoded by IS66 family insertion elements, is considered an accessory protein, since TnpC, encoded by a neighboring gene, is a DDE family transposase.); translation: MRYYLCPGRTDMRKGISSLCGVVHEKMRSDVRNGDVFIFIGSSRKLMKLLHAEDGGMVMYVKRLEAGRFKLPEYDENTRSYQMEWRDLVVMVEGIQESPDQRLRRLRAQRREYVV
- the tnpA gene encoding IS66 family insertion sequence element accessory protein TnpA; translation: MTKEEFEVLQLDLQQSGKPLMSYLKESGINYSTYTYWRRKADSEKKPQLPIAPISFSQHADPVFSGSVPTGATLLFPNGLRAHFGSGTEDVLRDLLDKSLVNHVLP